In one window of Micropterus dolomieu isolate WLL.071019.BEF.003 ecotype Adirondacks unplaced genomic scaffold, ASM2129224v1 contig_14297, whole genome shotgun sequence DNA:
- the LOC123966812 gene encoding cytosolic 5'-nucleotidase 1A-like, which produces MGTPAKERPRPENAITIAVSSRLLFNMEEQQPFSPGPAFSFVKALEAVNTQLRELYPDSEELFDVVLMTNQAHDDQRLIKTIKHHQLYIKGYRLKGENSPISDLKACHINLYLSDDPVRVRQVLEAGIAAATMVPPKEITEVSQTELRVVFDGDGVLFSDESERIFKEGGLAQYLEHEKTHENQPLNPGPLKGFLEVLGKLQKKFYDKGRRKNCPIKTYLVTARDAGSAGYRALKTVRSWDLEIDRAVFLDGEPKGATLEKIRPHIFLDDQMRHVNGAAEVGTVACHVAYGISNL; this is translated from the exons ATGGGAACTCCTGCCAAAGAGAGA CCCAGGCCAGAGAATGCTATCACTATCGCTGTGTCGTCACGACTCCTCTTCAACatggaggagcagcagcctTTCAGCCCCGGACCTGCCTTCTCCTTTGTCAAG GCTCTGGAAGCTGTGAACACTCAGCTGAGGGAGCTTTACCCCGACAGCGAGGAGCTATTTGATGTTGTGCTCATGACTAACCAGGCACACGATGACCAAAGACTCATCAAAACCATCAAGCATCACC agtTGTACATTAAAGGCTACCGTTTGAAAGGAGAAAATAGTCCCATAAGCGACTTGAAGGCCTGCCACATTAACCTATACCTGTCTGATGATCCAGTCAGGGTTCGACAAGTTCTGGAGGCAG GTATAGCAGCAGCCACCATGGTCCCCCCAAAGGAGATCACAGAGGTGTCTCAGACTGAGCTGCGTGTTGTCTTTGACGGTGACGGGGTCCTCTTCTCTGATGAGTCTGAGCGCATTTTCAAGGAAGGAGGACTGGCCCAGTACTTAGAGCACGAGAAGACACACGAGAACCAGCCTCTGAACCCT GGACCACTGAAAGGTTTCCTGGAGGTGTTAGGAAAGCTGCAGAAGAAGTTTTATGATAAAGGCCGTCGCAAGAACTGCCCCATCAAGACCTACTTGGTGACAGCTCGCGACGCAGGCAGTGCTGGTTACAGAGCCCTGAAAACTGTGCGTTCATGGGATCTGGAGATCGATAGGGCTGTGTTTTTGGACGGGGAACCCAAGGGCGCCACGCTGGAGAAGATCAGGCCACACATTTTCCTTGATGACCAGATGAGACATGTGAATGGGGCAGCAGAAGTGGGGACAGTGGCGTGCCATGTGGCCTATGGGATATCTAAcctttaa